The following are from one region of the Anabas testudineus chromosome 2, fAnaTes1.2, whole genome shotgun sequence genome:
- the ptger2a gene encoding prostaglandin E receptor 2a (subtype EP2), with protein sequence MSNQSLATMDLDSQELCPNTTHIDSAKTPVPSAIMFALGIFGNVAALVILEIRRRRDARTGGTSQRALFHILIKALVVTDLTGTCLISPLVLLSYSRNTTIVGMSPKSRSVCVYFGFSMTFFSLATCSLLFTMALERCFAIGYPYLYSRHVTKKCAYITIPLLFLLCTLFCLLPFAGFGEYVQYCPGTWCFIDMNPKEVEDRAYAEMYATVMLVLVLAIVACNCFVVYQLFKMYQRRKRNGSLTITMRANNERRVMSMAEEVEHLILLVFMTIIFIVCILPLVFRVYINSINVDVKTSKESHRLDLIALRFISVTSILDPWVFILLSPSVLHFCWASVCQAPLGTSRIYMFKSQMVEENSRANVELSRPTPEYTEDFKSVEKV encoded by the exons ATGTCCAACCAATCGCTGGCTACAATGGATTTAGACTCACAGGAGCTATgtccaaacacaacacacattgaCTCTGCCAAGACCCCGGTTCCCAGCGCCATCATGTTCGCATTGGGCATTTTTGGCAACGTGGCCGCCCTTGTGATTCTAGAAATCCGGCGACGCAGAGACGCAAGGACTGGAGGTACGTCGCAACGTGCCTTGTTTCACATTCTCATCAAAGCACTGGTAGTCACAGACTTGACTGGGACCTGCCTGATCAGCCCACTGGTGCTGCTGTCGTATTCGCGCAACACTACCATAGTGGGGATGTCGCCAAAAagtagaagtgtgtgtgtgtactttggTTTTAGCATGACTTTCTTTAGTCTAGCCACCTGCTCACTTCTCTTCACTATGGCGCTAGAGAGATGCTTTGCCATTGGATATCCCTACCTATACAGCCGCCATGTCACCAAAAAATGTGCCTATATCACAATCCccttattgtttttgttgtgtacTTTATTCTGTCTGCTTCCTTTTGCGGGATTTGGTGAATATGTACAATACTGTCCTGGCACTTGGTGTTTCATTGACATGAACCCAAAGGAAGTAGAGGACCGGGCCTACGCCGAGATGTATGCCACTGTCATGCTAGTGCTGGTGCTGGCCATCGTGGCGTGCAATTGTTTTGTAGTGTACCAGCTGTTTAAGATGTACCAACGTCGGAAGAGGAATGGCTCGCTGACAATAACCATGAGAGCCAACAACGAACGCAGGGTGATGTCCATGGCTGAGGAGGTGGAGCATCTCATCCTGCTGGTGTTCATGACCATCATCTTTATCGTCTGCATACTTCCCCTGGTG TTCCGGGTGTACATCAACTCTATAAATGTTGATGTAAAGACCTCTAAAGAGTCTCACAGGTTGGACCTGATTGCCCTCCGCTTCATCTCTGTGACCTCCATCCTCGACCCCTGGGTCTTCATCCTGCTCTCCCCAAGTGTGCTGCACTTTTGCTGGGCCTCAGTATGCCAGGCCCCACTGGGAACCTCCAGGatttacatgtttaaatctCAGATGGTTGAAGAGAATTCCCGTGCTAACGTAGAACTGTCTCGGCCAACACCAGAGTACACTGAAGATTTTAAATCGGTAGAAAAGGTATGA